One Aneurinibacillus migulanus genomic region harbors:
- a CDS encoding transposase, producing MSKVRGLIRYPAQSVLETCALSGFHVISGIKTNRIIYPYGIRQSIKEFASHIHKEDTDLVTVGHASYHVYRYEGKLNFIENAVVLLCWDATQPMTLQTMRAFLSTDVSLSNEQILTYYSKRWAIETYFRTMKSNFSFNGYQIRSTVAIKRFWTLLSFTAMFCSVTGHGDILTGLRSWQNKKTESWIEFVYYEAKAGTQLDLIKNQLQAA from the coding sequence GTGTCCAAAGTTCGGGGGTTAATCCGGTATCCTGCTCAATCTGTACTCGAAACCTGCGCTTTATCTGGATTTCACGTCATTAGCGGTATAAAAACCAATCGTATTATTTATCCATATGGTATTCGGCAGTCAATAAAGGAATTTGCCTCGCACATCCATAAAGAAGATACCGACCTTGTGACCGTCGGTCACGCTTCTTATCACGTCTATCGTTATGAAGGCAAGCTAAATTTCATTGAAAATGCTGTGGTACTACTGTGTTGGGATGCGACCCAGCCAATGACTCTCCAAACTATGCGAGCATTCTTAAGTACAGACGTTTCCTTATCTAATGAGCAAATTCTAACGTACTACAGTAAACGTTGGGCGATTGAGACTTATTTTCGTACCATGAAAAGCAACTTTTCCTTTAACGGTTATCAAATACGTAGTACCGTTGCAATTAAGCGGTTTTGGACACTGCTTTCTTTTACAGCCATGTTCTGCAGTGTAACAGGACACGGTGATATCTTAACAGGACTACGAAGTTGGCAAAACAAAAAGACAGAGAGTTGGATCGAATTTGTTTACTATGAAGCAAAGGCAGGAACGCAGCTGGATTTGATAAAAAATCAGTTACAAGCTGCCTAG